GCCCGCCGCGAGTCGCCGTGAATCCGGCGTGAATCCGGCATGAGTTTCGCGCGACTACGGTTAATTCCGTTTATTGAGGCGAGAGTCGCGATAGCCGAGCCATGTGCGACGGCGTCGCGCATTCGCCATCGGCGAAAACGGCACGCACGCGTTCGCGCAAACGATTGGCTTCTCGCCGCGATGCGTCGATCGCATGCGGGCACGTGAAGTGCAAATCATCGGATTGGTCCGCTAAACCACACATGCGCTTCACGCGAGCCCCCCATGCGCGGCCTTGACGGCGTACACTCCGACAACGCTGGTGTTGTGGTTGAGCGTTGAAGATCGCCATGCCCGCAGCCGTTTCCGGCTTCGGGCTTTTGCGTCTCTGGAGCGTCGTACAATTTTCCGTGGCCGTACGCGATCTTCATCTTCACCAGGTGGACGAGGCAAAACGCGGTGCATGACCGGCTGCGTCAATACGAATATGGATCAAATCGAATGTGTGGTGATCGGCGCCGGCGCGATCGGTCTCGCCGTGGCGCGCGCGCTTGCGGCGCGTGGCCGCGAGGTGATCGTGCTCGAAGCGGCCGAGGCGATCGGCGTCGGAACGAGCTCGCGCAATAGCGAAGTCATTCACGCGGGCATCTACTATCCGCGTGGCTCGCAGAAGGCCGCGCTGTGCGTACGCGGCCGCGAACTGCTGTACGAATACTGTGCGGCGCGCGGCGTGCCGTATCAGCGCTGCGGCAAGCTTCTCGTCGCGACTGCGCGCAATCAGATTCCGCAGCTCGAAAGCATCCTTGCGCGCGGCCGCGAAAATGGCGTGCTCGACCTCATGCGCATCAGCGGTGCGGAAGCGCAGGAACTCGAGCCCGCGCTCGAATGCGTCGATGCCGTGTTCTCGCCGCACACGGGCATCGTCGACAGCCATCAGTTGATGCTCGCGTTTCAGGGCGATGCGGAACGCGACGGCGCCGTGATCGCATTTCATGCGCCGGTCGAATCAATCGAAGCGTCGAGCGGGCGCTTTGTCGTGACGGTCGGCGGCGCCGCGCCGACGACAATCGGCGCGGCCTGCGTGATCAACAGCGCGGGCCTCCATGCCAATGCGCTTGCGCGGAAGATTCGCGGCCTGAATCCGCGTTATGTGCCGCCGCTTTATTTCGCGCGCGGGAACTACTTCAGCATGTCGGGGCGCGCGCCGTTTAGCCGGCTCATCTATCCGATGCCGAATGAAGCGGGACTCGGCGTGCATCTGACCATCGACCTCGGTGGTCAGGCGCGTTTCGGCCCGGACGTCGAATGGGTCGATTCGATCAACTACGACGTCGACCCGCGCCGCGCCGATTCCTTTTACGCGGCGATTCGCGCGTACTGGCCGGCGCTGCCCGATCACGCCTTGCAACCCGCGTATGCGGGCATCCGGCCGAAGCTGTCCGGACCCGGCGAACCGGCTGCCGACTTCCTTATCCAGGGCGCGGCGGCGCACGGCGTGCGCGGCCTCGTGAATCTGTTCGGCATAGAGTCGCCGGGGCTCACGGCGTCCCTCGCGATCGCGCAGCGCGTCTGCGAACTGCTGGGGCGCGCGTAACAACGCCGCGCGGTCCTGCGTCCATCTGTCGCAGCACCGCGGGGCGCGGGTGGCCATGATTCTCTGACGACGTTGCATGCGGCGCTCGCCGTACCCGGCGCGGCGTGCTCCGCGTCGTGCAATCTCCGCTGTGAATTCGCTTATGACCGGCATCGAAGCCGCCCGCGCGCCGGCTTCGTTGTTATGCTTGGGGACCGCTGTCGACAGAACGGCGGACCAATCAGGATCAAGACATAAACGGAGCAAGTCCCCATGAAATCATCCCGTCGTACGTTTCTGATCACGAGTATCGGCGCCGTGTCGGCGCTCGCGTTGTCGCGCGAGGCGCTGGCCGACGCACCGAAGGTCGCCGAAAGCGACCCGACTGCCCAGGCGCTTGGCTACAAGCTCGATGCGACGCAAGTCGACAAGGCCAAGTACGCGAAATACACGGCCGGCGAAGACTGCGGCAACTGCAGCTTCTACCAGGGCAAACCGACCGATGCGTTCGCGCCCTGCCCGATGTTCGCGGGCAAGCAGGTGTCCGCGAAAGGCTGGTGCAGCGCATACAACAAGAAGGCCTGAGCGCCGGCGCAGTCGCGGCGTTATGCGGCGAGCGCCGAGTTCGGCGCTCGCCGCCCGGTTACCGGGTCACCGTCCGATGCTCGAAAAACGTCCGTTGCGAACTGCGCGACGGACGTTTTTTTTGCCTGGAGAGACGCGAAGCGCTCGTACACTCGCATCCAGGTTTCAAACGTGCACGAACGACGACTGCTCGTCGCCGCGCTACTCGCTGGCCGGCATCAGCGGCGGGCGCCGGTTGAACCACGGGCGCGCCGCTTCGAGTTGGGCGGCCAGCCGGAACAAGGTTGCTTCGCCGCCGCTGCGCGTCGCGAACTGCGTGCCGATCGGCAGTCCACGCGCATTCCAGTAAAGCGGCACCGACATCGCGGGTTGCCCCGTCATATTGAAGATTTCCGTGCAACCGGCCCATGCGAACGCTTTGTCGGACGCTTCGGCCAGCAGCCTTTTCATCAGCGCTTCGATGCGCAGCGTGGTGACCACGCGCATCTGCATTCGTTCGATCGCCGTCGGCTGCATCTCGCCGATCTTGATCGGCGCGGCCGCGAGCGTCGCGCACAGCAGCACGTCGAAGCGGTTCAGCAGATCGGTGAGCTTCGCGGTCAGCTTGCGCTGTTCTTCGAGCGCGTCCGGCAACAGGCGTTCGCCGAACTTGCGGCCGATGTGCGCCATGGTCCACGTCGAGACTTCGAATTCGTCGCGCACCGGTTTGCGTCCGGTGATGCGATCGGCGTTGAACACAATGGCCTCGGCGCTGACGGAATACATCGCGAGAAACGCGCTGCGCACCGTGCTGAAGTCGATGCCGAGCGAGACCGGTTCGATCCGGTGTCCGAGCGACTGCGCGAGCTGTGCGGCATCGTCGAGCGCGGCGCGCGCATCGGCCGATAGCGTGTGCGCGAACATCGGGTCCGTCACGTAGGCGATATGCAGCGGCTTGCCGTGCGGTTCGGCCAGCGCGCCGAGGAAGGTGCCCGGCGCGCCGGGCGGCACATCGGCACGGCCCGAGGTCAGATCGAGCAGCAACGCGCTGTCGCGCACACTGCGCGAGACGGCGTGCTCCACGCCCATATCGCCGGGCGACGGTTCGCCTGCCAGCGGTTGCCGGCCGCGCGATGGCTTGAGCCCGAACAGCCCGCAGCACGATGCCGGAATGCGGATCGAGCCGCCGCCGTCGCTTGCATGCGCGAGCGGCACGATGCCGGCGGCGACCGCCGCGGCCGCGCCGCCGCTCGAGCCGCCCGGCGTGTGATCGAGACTCCACGGATTGCGGCACGCGCCGAACAGTTCGGGCTCCGTATAAGGCATCAGCCCGATCTCGGGCGTGTTGGTCTTGCCGAAGATATTGAGGCCGGCCGCGCGCGTACGTGCAATCAGCGGCGCATCTTCGGCGGGCACGAAGTGCCGGTAATGGCGGCTGCCGAGCGACATGCGCAGCCCGGCTACCGGCGCGAACAGGTCTTTGATCAGATAGGGAACGCCCGCGAGCGGCCCGGCGCCGAGGTGATCGGGACTGCCGCCGTCGGCGCGTTCGCGCGATGCGCGGCGGCGCGCCGCATCGTAGTCCTTCAGCACGATCGCATTGATCGCGGGGTTCGTGGCTTCGGCGCGTGCAATTGCGGCGTCGATCAGCTCACGCGCGCTGACTTCGCGTTTTCTGACGAGCTCGGCAAGGCCGATTGCGTCGTGGGCAAGATAGTCGGATTGCACGGCTCGATCGTCTCCCGATGAGCGGCGCGCGTGGTGCGCGCCGCGACGACAAGCTTAGCGGAACGAGAGTGTTTACAGACGTTCGCCGAGGAACGTAAGCGTGCGGCCATGCGCAAGCGCCGCCGAATGCTGGTGATAGCTTGCGCGATCGGTACAGTTGAAACCGTGATCGGCGTTCGGGTAGATATGGAATTCGACGTCGTCGCGCCCGGCGAAGCGCTCTTTCACTTCACCGACCGCCGACATCGGAATGCCCGAGTCGAGTTCGCCATAGTGGAACTGCATCGGCACCTTGATCTTCGGGGCGAGTTCGAGCTGGTTCTGGATGCCGCCGCCATAGTACGCAACCGCGGCGTCCACGGTGCCCTGCGCGGCCGCCAGATACGCGAGCCGGCCGCCGAAGCAGTAGCCGATCGCCGCGACCTTGCCCGTCACTTCGGGCATCGCGCGCAGCGCGGCCGCGGTCGCGCCGATGTCGGCAACGGCGAGGTCGACGTTCGTCTTTTGCAACAGTTCGATGCCCTTGTCGCGATCGGCGCCGGCGTAGGTCAATTCGACGCGCGGCTGCGTGCGCCAGAAAATGTCCGGCGCGATGGCGACGTAGCCGTCCTGCGCATATTGTTCGGTGACGGCGCGAATATGGCCGTTCACGCCGAAGATTTCCTGAATGATGATGACGGCAGGCCCTTTGCCGCTCTTGGGCAACGCCAGATAGGCGCCGAAACTGTCGGAGCCGGCGGGGATATCGATCCAACGGGAAGTGACGCTCACGTTCATTCTCCTCTACGAAGCGGTGGGCCAAAAACCTGGCCGAAAACGGCGCCCAGTTTGCCACCAAAAGAAGAGCACTGCAGCGCGACAGCGCGGTGCCGATAAACCCGCGCCGGCAATGGCGCGGCGAAAGCCGGCCTTGCCGTAAGCGGATTGAAACAGCACGGTTATCGATTATCGGATCACGGACGGCACTGTTTTTGTCATGAATCGCGAAATGCTTCGGATTGCGTTCTGGCGCATCGGAGCAGGGCCGCGGCACTGGTTCCGGCAACGTTGCGGCGATTGTCTATTAACGGCGTTTTGAAGCGCATCTTTAGAAAAGCCAGTCGAAACCGCGTGCCGTCAGGCGTTTGGGCGGCGACTAAAGCGGCGCGTCGGCGACGATGTGGGATAAACGCTATTGGTAGTGATCCCACTTACTCAAAAAAACCCCACAAATTAATTTGATGGCCTACACTTGCGCGCTGGTACGAAGACCACCTGCCACAAACAGGCTGGTTGACGTGCTTGCCAAGTGCATAACGATGCATCCGGCGCAGTCGTCCACGGGATTTGAGCGACACGTGAAGGACGCGGGGCACAAGGGCGATTACGTTGATTTGGGACCGAAACTGGAGACTTACATGAACATCAAGATTCAAAAGCTGTTGCCGATTAGCGCTGCGGCGATGCTGTTTGCGACGTTGGCGACGGGCGCGGTGGCGGACCAGACCGTCAAGATCGGCCACGTCGCTCCGTTGACGGGCGGCATTGCACACCTGGGCAAGGACAACGAGAACGGCGCTCGCCTCGCAGTCGAGGAAATCAATGCGAAGGGGCTCACGATCGGCGGCCAGAAGATCACGCTGGTGCTCGATGCGCAAGACGACGCGGCCGACCCGCGTACGGCCACGCAGGTTGCGCAGAAGCTCGTCGACGACAAGGTCGTCGCCGTGGTGGGCCACCTGAACTCCGGTACGTCGATCCCGGCTTCGAAAATCTATAGCGACGCGGGCATCGTGCAGATCTCGCCGTCGTCGACGAACCCGGCCTACACGCAGCAAGGCTTCAAGACCACGTACCGCGTGGTCGCGACCGATGCGCAGCAAGGCCCGGCACTCGCGAACTATGCAGCGAAGGGCCTGAAGGTGAAGAGCGTCGCGATCGTCGACGACTCGACCGCTTACGGTCAGGGCCTCGCAAACGAATTCGAGAAGACCGCGAAGTCGCTCGGCCTGAACGTGATGTCGCACGACGCGACGAACGACAAGGCTGTCGATTTCCGCGCGATTCTGACGAAGATCAAGGGTGAGAACCCCGACGCGATCATGTACGGCGGCATGGACGCCACGGGCGGCCCGTTCGCCAAGCAGGCGAAGCAGCTCGGCCTGCGCGCGAAGGTGCTGGCCGGCGACGGCGTGTGTACCGACAAGCTGGCCGACCTCGCCGGCGACGCGACCGACAACATCGTGTGTTCGGAAGCGGGCATGGCGCTCGAGAAGATGGAAGGCGGCAAGGCATTCGAAGCGAAGTACGAAAAGCGTTTTGGCCAGCCGATCCAGATCTACGCGCCGTTCACGTATGACGCCGTGTACATCATCGTCGACGCGATGAAGCGTGCGAACTCGACCGATCCGGCCAAGATCCTCGCCGCGATGCCGAACACCGACTACAAGGGTGTGATCGGTGAAACCACGTTCGACTCGAAGGGCGACCTCAAGCACGGCGTGATCTCGCTGTACAACTACAAGTCCGGTAAGAAGACGCTGCTCGACGTCGTCAAGATGTAAGAGCAGAGACAAGACGGATGACGGATCTGCTCGCGCAGTTTCGTCATCTGTCAAACCGTCGGTTCGTTTGCGCGAACGGCGTATGCAAGGCACGCGGCTTCCGGCTCGCGTGCCTTTTTTGTTGAGCCGCCCGCGCGCTGTGGCGACATGGCGGGCAGCGTCGTCAGATACCGAGGCGCCGCAGCACCTTCGGTCCCGCAAACGCAATCAGCGCGGCGCAGATCGCGACGACTGAAAGACCGATCTTGAGGTTGGTCGCCTGCGCCACGCCGCCGATAATCACCGGCCCGAGCAGCAAGCCGAAGTAGGCGAGGCCCGCGACGTGCGCCAGTCCTTCGGCCGCGTGAATGCCCTTGACGCGCGCCGCCGCCGCGAACAGCACCGGCATCATGTTGGCGAGGCCGAGTCCCATCAGCGTGAAGCCGGTCATCGCGGTGATCGTATGCGGCAGCAGCAAGGCGCCGATCATCCCGACGCACGCGAGCGACGCGCTTGCCATCACGAGTTGCGGCGCGCCGAACCGCGCGCGTACCGCATCGCCGGCAAAGCGCGCCGCGGCCATGCCGCCGGAAAACGCCGCGTACGCGGCACTCGCGACAGCCGGCGTGGCGACGACGACGTCGCGCATATAGATCGTCGCCCAGTCGTACATCGCGCCTTCCGCGATCAATGCGATCAGCGCAACGATGCCGAGCGCCCAGAGCGCCGGCGAGCGCCAGCGGTTCGCACGCGGTGTGTGCGCATCCGGATGCTCTTCATGCGGCACGTGCGGCAGCACGGACGGGCACGCAACGAGCAGCACCGCGGCGCTCACCGCGGCCGCAAGCAGCATATGGACAACCGAGCTCATGCCGTGCGCGAGCAGTGCGCCGCCGGCCGCCGCGCCCGCCATGCCGCCGACGCTGAACATGCCGTGCAGCGCCGACATGATCGGACGGCCGAGCGCCTGTTCGACCGCGCTCGCTTCGGCGTTCATCGCGACATCGAGCGTCGCCATGCCGGCGCCGAAGCAGGCGAGCACGACGAGCAGCATCCAGTACGCGGGGACGAGCAGCATCAGCGCCGCGCAGACCGACATCGTCAGGCCGCCGGCGAGGCACGCGCGGCGCGTGCCGGCGCGGGCGATCCACGGACCGTTCGCCGT
The nucleotide sequence above comes from Paraburkholderia sp. SOS3. Encoded proteins:
- a CDS encoding NAD(P)/FAD-dependent oxidoreductase; amino-acid sequence: MDQIECVVIGAGAIGLAVARALAARGREVIVLEAAEAIGVGTSSRNSEVIHAGIYYPRGSQKAALCVRGRELLYEYCAARGVPYQRCGKLLVATARNQIPQLESILARGRENGVLDLMRISGAEAQELEPALECVDAVFSPHTGIVDSHQLMLAFQGDAERDGAVIAFHAPVESIEASSGRFVVTVGGAAPTTIGAACVINSAGLHANALARKIRGLNPRYVPPLYFARGNYFSMSGRAPFSRLIYPMPNEAGLGVHLTIDLGGQARFGPDVEWVDSINYDVDPRRADSFYAAIRAYWPALPDHALQPAYAGIRPKLSGPGEPAADFLIQGAAAHGVRGLVNLFGIESPGLTASLAIAQRVCELLGRA
- a CDS encoding high-potential iron-sulfur protein, whose protein sequence is MKSSRRTFLITSIGAVSALALSREALADAPKVAESDPTAQALGYKLDATQVDKAKYAKYTAGEDCGNCSFYQGKPTDAFAPCPMFAGKQVSAKGWCSAYNKKA
- a CDS encoding amidase → MQSDYLAHDAIGLAELVRKREVSARELIDAAIARAEATNPAINAIVLKDYDAARRRASRERADGGSPDHLGAGPLAGVPYLIKDLFAPVAGLRMSLGSRHYRHFVPAEDAPLIARTRAAGLNIFGKTNTPEIGLMPYTEPELFGACRNPWSLDHTPGGSSGGAAAAVAAGIVPLAHASDGGGSIRIPASCCGLFGLKPSRGRQPLAGEPSPGDMGVEHAVSRSVRDSALLLDLTSGRADVPPGAPGTFLGALAEPHGKPLHIAYVTDPMFAHTLSADARAALDDAAQLAQSLGHRIEPVSLGIDFSTVRSAFLAMYSVSAEAIVFNADRITGRKPVRDEFEVSTWTMAHIGRKFGERLLPDALEEQRKLTAKLTDLLNRFDVLLCATLAAAPIKIGEMQPTAIERMQMRVVTTLRIEALMKRLLAEASDKAFAWAGCTEIFNMTGQPAMSVPLYWNARGLPIGTQFATRSGGEATLFRLAAQLEAARPWFNRRPPLMPASE
- a CDS encoding dienelactone hydrolase family protein is translated as MSVTSRWIDIPAGSDSFGAYLALPKSGKGPAVIIIQEIFGVNGHIRAVTEQYAQDGYVAIAPDIFWRTQPRVELTYAGADRDKGIELLQKTNVDLAVADIGATAAALRAMPEVTGKVAAIGYCFGGRLAYLAAAQGTVDAAVAYYGGGIQNQLELAPKIKVPMQFHYGELDSGIPMSAVGEVKERFAGRDDVEFHIYPNADHGFNCTDRASYHQHSAALAHGRTLTFLGERL
- a CDS encoding branched-chain amino acid ABC transporter substrate-binding protein; the encoded protein is MNIKIQKLLPISAAAMLFATLATGAVADQTVKIGHVAPLTGGIAHLGKDNENGARLAVEEINAKGLTIGGQKITLVLDAQDDAADPRTATQVAQKLVDDKVVAVVGHLNSGTSIPASKIYSDAGIVQISPSSTNPAYTQQGFKTTYRVVATDAQQGPALANYAAKGLKVKSVAIVDDSTAYGQGLANEFEKTAKSLGLNVMSHDATNDKAVDFRAILTKIKGENPDAIMYGGMDATGGPFAKQAKQLGLRAKVLAGDGVCTDKLADLAGDATDNIVCSEAGMALEKMEGGKAFEAKYEKRFGQPIQIYAPFTYDAVYIIVDAMKRANSTDPAKILAAMPNTDYKGVIGETTFDSKGDLKHGVISLYNYKSGKKTLLDVVKM
- a CDS encoding MFS transporter; its protein translation is MSDRPPDIAMLPAAHRDLPVAARNRARYATMALFFIAGMMYGTWGIHVPTVRDRFELNPALLSLALFAVAGGSIAAMTANGPWIARAGTRRACLAGGLTMSVCAALMLLVPAYWMLLVVLACFGAGMATLDVAMNAEASAVEQALGRPIMSALHGMFSVGGMAGAAAGGALLAHGMSSVVHMLLAAAVSAAVLLVACPSVLPHVPHEEHPDAHTPRANRWRSPALWALGIVALIALIAEGAMYDWATIYMRDVVVATPAVASAAYAAFSGGMAAARFAGDAVRARFGAPQLVMASASLACVGMIGALLLPHTITAMTGFTLMGLGLANMMPVLFAAAARVKGIHAAEGLAHVAGLAYFGLLLGPVIIGGVAQATNLKIGLSVVAICAALIAFAGPKVLRRLGI